The genomic region TCTTGATTGCGCCGCCCACATCACCGCCGATGTTGCGCAGTTTTTTGGTGCCAAACACAACCAGCACAATTGCCAGAACGATCAGCCAATGCCAAATGCTAAAGCTGCCCATGATTATCTCCTTGGTTAAATTAAGTGCGGCATCTTACCACCGCCGAATACGTGTAAGTGCAGATGAGGGTAAGACGTTTGCTCGTTTGCCAACCCAGCTCGCCCCGGGCCTTGTCCTCGGTTGCTACGTTTGGTTATTTGTAAGCCATGATGACGATTTGCACGGACATATCGTCATCACGTAACATGCGTTGTGTCAGTCGCCGTCGAGGGACGGCCCCCGCGTTTCCGTATGTATCATCTTCTCCCGTTGAAAAACCAGCACGGAGCCAATGCGCAGCGCCCCCAACACGAACAGGAGAACACTCAGGGCGTAGATTTCCTCCGTCGTGATCTTGACTTCGAACAGTTTGATCATGATCTCGCGCAGCACGAAGACGATGCTCGCGTCTACGATGAAGGTCATGCGCAGCCGCTCCTCAGTGAAAAAACCCACCAGCGACCGGGACAGCTCGATCAGAATGAACAGGGTGAGCACGTCGGAGATGATATGTACGTAGCTACCCATGACATCTGTCTTGACGACAAGATCGCCGAGGATCACGAACAGGCGGACAACACCGATGATGATGCCGAGTGTGATGAAAAACAGCATGACGCCGAACACGAAACGCATCACACGGTTGAATAGCTTCATCATGTTAATTTTTCCGATGCGCAACACTACGATCTCCTCGGTGAAAAGGATGAAATCAGGCCTGAACTATTGCAACCTCATAGAGGTTCCGCAACGATACCTTCCACATTCTGTGTCTCGTTCATATGCCATTGTCCTGATTTTCCGCCTTGTTTCTCTATCAGACGGATACCGCTTATAACCATACCCCGATCCACCGCCTTGCACATATCATAAATGGTGAGCATTCCCACACTGACCGCGCACAATGCCTCCATTTCTACGCCTGTTCGACCTTGAGAAATAGCTGTGACTACGCACTCAATGACTGCGTTTGCTTCATCTGGTGTGAATTCCACACTGACGTGAGAAAGCTGGATCGGATGGCACAAAGGGATTAATTCAGCGGTGCGCTTTGAAGCTTGAATAGACGCAATGCGGGCTATACCCAATACGTCCCCTTTCTTGCTGCCACCTTCGAGGATCAGTTTGAGTGTTGCAGGATGCATGCGAATTGCCCCAGTTGCGCGTGCAACCCGGTGCGTCTCCGGCTTATTCCCAACATTAACCATGTGAGCTTGGCCGGTTTCATCAAAATGATTTAACTGATTCATTATAGTCCTGTCGTAAATTGAAATTTACCGTTACGAGGCGACAAATCACCCTCCCGTCGCCGACATAAAACGCACGATTTTATGCGGCATTTCTAGAAATTCGTGTCGCTCTGGCTTGAGTTCGATCGCATCCCTGAACGCACGTTCGATCTCTACATCCGACACGTCTGCACGTAGCAACGGGCGAAACTCGTATTTGTCTTCCTGCCCCAGACACATGTAGAGCGTTCCGTCAACAGAAAGCCTTACACGGTTACAGGCCGCGCAAAAATGCTGGGAAATGGGGGTGATGAAACCAACATTGAACCCGCCGTCAGGCGTTTTTAAGTACCGTGCCGGTCCACCGCCCGGAAGCACGCCATCCACAAGTCCGAACTGTCGTTGAAGGCGCTGTTTGACGGGTTGCAGATCCAAGTATTCCGCGTTAAGCCCTGTTTCTCCCATGGGCATGGTCTCAATTAGGCGCAAAATGAACGCATGTTCCATGCAAAAGGCAACCATATCATCTATTTCGTCGTCATTGACGCCTCGCATGGCAACCATATTGATTTTAATCGGCGAGAACCCCGCTGCCTTCCCAGCCATGAGTCCTGCAAGAATTTTGTCCAGCACATCGCGTCCGACAATGCGGGTAACACGTTCGCGCCGCAGGGAATCGAGACTCACGTTAATACGGGATACGCCGGCCTGTTTCAGCGCGATGGCATACTTAGTGAGCTGAGTCCCATTGGTGCTGAGGGAGATATCCATAATGCCAGGCAAGGCGTTTAGTCTGCGGACTAATTCCGGAAGATTCCGCCGCAACAGCGGTTCTCCCCCGGTCAGGCGCACGCGGGCTACCCCCATGCGAGCGAGAACACGAACCAGCCGTTCAATTTCATTGAAACTGAGCCAATGCGTAGGTTCCTCAAAATCTTTAAAACCTTCTGGCATACAATAAGTACAGCGCAGGTCGCAACGGTCGGTCACTGAAATCCGCACATATTCAATTTGCCTGCCGAAACGGTCGATCAGTTTCTGACTCAATTCATTTTGACTCAATTCACTTACCCCTTTTTTAAATTCTCAATCTGGGTGATTTGACGCTAGGGATATGAACCCTGACGCTGCTCGACGTTCAGGCTTAAACTACTTGAATGCCCCCTTTACCTCAGCATGGGATTGGGGGCAGGTAGCTCAAGACCACTACAATGTGCCTACCCCCCATTTTGATCTTGTTCATTAATTTGACCTCGACTTCATTATCATTTTTGCATCAGGCCTCGATTTACTTGTAGACGAGGTCAACGATTTTGCACGAGGCTTCTGGACAGTTAAAACAGCTGTTTTTCGCTACTTTTAAATCTTCTGTCACAGGAGTCTGCTCAAAACGAGTCAACTTGAGCAGGCTCATTCAAAACCAAAAAGCTACAAAATACCCCATATACATATAAAAATATTTATTTACCCTAATTCCATTCCCACAATAAATTGAAAATGGATCACTAATATTTATAGCAAAGCAAAAATTATGCCATATTGCAATATAGCCCTATTCACGCCATTAATATGGGTTATTACAGAATAAATATTCTCTTGCAGTGTCACGTAAAAGAAACGTTAATATCTAAAAACGTTACTTTGAAGTAACGTTTTTAGCATTTATTTTTTTAAATAAGCCATATTCTAAGGTTTCTTTAACAACAGGCTGGCTGGCATATGTTTTGCTTGATAACATGAGTTAATTTATTTTTTTCCGCTTTTTATGTACCTCTTGGATAAACTTTTTTTGTGAAAGGTATTACGGCTAGTGCACAAACTGTAACGCGACATTCTGGAATATCTACCCCATGACTATTCTTAATTAGACATGCCATTCATTTTTTTACGATTCAATCATTTCTTTGAATAAATAAATGACGCTTAAAGGGATATTTAAAGATATGCTGATTTTTGGTTTTGCAGGTTTTTCGGGAAGTGGTAAGACAACATTGCTTGAGAAGTTGATTCCGCTCTTTGTAGCTAAGGGCCTGAAGATAGCCCTAATCAAGCATGCTCATCATGATTTCGACGTGGATCAACCGGGAAAGGACTCCTACCGCCATCGCGCCGCTGGGGTAACTGAGGTGCTGGTAACTTCTAGTCGACGCTGGGCGCTAGTGCATGAATTGCGAGGCGAATCAGAGCCAGGATTGGAACAACATATAGCGCGCCTTGCACCATGCGATCTTGTACTCGTGGAAGGTTTCAAACGGGAAGCCATCCCGAAGCTGGAAGTGCATCGATTGGCAACAGGTAAGCCACTTCTGTTTCCAGAAGACCCCCATATCGTTGCCGTTGCTGCTGACACGCCACTGCTGACAAATTTGCCGCAACTGGACATCAATCAGCCGCAGACCGTGGCGGACTTCATACTGCGTTATCTGGAGATTGCGTGAACGAGATTAGCTATTCCCAAAAACCGGGCATGTTATCGATGGATGAGGCGTTGTCCTATTTACTCAAGCAAGCACGGCCGATTTCCGGAACTGAACGAGTAGAAACGAAATCCTCGCTGGGACGAGTCCTGGCGGAGCCGCAGGTGTCTGCAATAGATGTGCCTCCCTTCGACAACAGCGCGATGGATGGCTATGCGCTGGCATGCGCCGATCTCGATCCGGCCGGTACAACCCGCTTGCGAATTTCCCAACGCATCCCCGCAGGAAAGGTGGGTATTTCGCTAGAGTCGGGGACTGCCGCGCGTATCTTTACTGGCGCGCCCATTCCTCCCGGCGCTGACGCCGTGGTGATGCAGGAAGATTGCATCCTGGAAGGCGAGATGATAGTTATCCTCCATCAAGCGATTCCGGGTATGAATATCCGGCGCGCAGGCGAGGATATCACGATCGGCGCCGAGATTCTTGCTAAGGGAACCCGTATTCGCCCTCAAGAAATGGGGTTGGCCGCATCGGTGGGGCTCGCATCGCTATCGGTTTATCGCAAGCTGCGGGTGGTCATATTTTTTACCGGCGACGAAATCGTTATGCCGGGAGAGCCGCTAGGCCCAGGGCAGATATACAATTCCAATCGTTTTAGTCTCAGCGGTCTCTTAGAGACGCTAGGCTGCGAGGTAATTGATTATGGTATCGTTCCCGACAACCTGAATGCAACGGTGGAGACGCTCAAGAGAGCAGCACGTGAAGCCGACCTGATCGTGACCAGCGGCGGCGTGTCTGTAGGTGAGGAAGATCACGTGAAAGCAGCGGTCGAGCGGGTCGGTAAGCTCGATCTGTGGCGCATTGCCATAAAGCCAGGCAAACCACTGGCTTTCGGCAAAGCAGGTGACGCATTCTTCATTGGCCTGCCGGGAAACCCTGTCGCGGCGCTGGTGACCTTTTGTCTATTCGTGCGCCCTTTTATCTTGCGGTGCCAGAATGTTATGGAGGTCACGCCGACATGTTTGCAAGTGCGCGCCGATTTCGTCTGGACCAAGCCAGACAAGCGCCGCCAATTCTTGCGAGCCCATCTCAAAACGGCAGGCGACGGGGCAACAGCTGTGGATATCTATCCCAATCAGAGTTCCGCTGTGCTCACCTCCACCGTGTGGGCGGACGGTCTGGTCGACCTACCTGCCGGGGAAGTGGTCGAGCATGGTGACATGGTGAATTACATTCCATTTTCGGAGGTTCTATGGTGATGCTAAGGTTGCTGTACTTTGCACGACTGCGGGAGCAGTTCGGCATGTCAGCCGAGGAGGTTAATCTGCCAGTTTCTGTGCAGGATGTAAAAGGACTGACGGACTGGCTGCGCGCTCGCGGTGGCGCGTGGGAATCCGAACTGGCATCAGGGCGCCCGGTACGAGTGGCAGTCAATCAAGACATGGCATCACCGGAACAGTCAATTCACCCGGGCGACGAAATTGCCTTCTTTCCGCCCGTCACGGGGGGATAGTATGCCAATTCGTGTACAACTCGAAGATTTCGAGATCAGCAAGGAACTCTCCGCTCTACGGGCTGGCAATCCAAAAATCGGAGCCATCGTCAGCTTCGTTGGATTGGTGCGTGACATTAACGAAAACGTTCCGGTGTCGGAGATGACGTTGGATTACTATCCTGGCATGACGGAAAAAGCGCTCGCCGCCATCGTGGAAGAGGCGGCGCGGCGCTGGGACATTTACGATGCGCTGGTGATCCACCGGGTCGGCACGCTGCATTCCACGGATCAGATCGTCCTGGTGGCGGTTGCCGGGGCCCATCGCGGTGACGCCTTTGCGGCGTGCGAATTCATTATGGATTACCTTAAGACGCGCGCACCGTTCTGGAAGAAGGAGTTGACTGCGGTAGGTGAACACTGGGTGGAAGCCCGCGATAGTGATCTGATTGCGGAAAAACGCTGGATATAAAGCAGCGTCTGGACTTGGCCAGTTTCAGCACCCAATTAATAACCACACCAAAATCCATGTAAACGACTGTCGTAGCTCGTTTTTATATGGGCTTTGGATGGTGAAATTTCAAAGCTATTGTCTGGTCAATTATCCTTGCTGATTTACAATTTGGCTTATGTGTTTTGCAGGAACCTTAATATTTAGCAGAAATCTGCCACATATGAAGCACTCCGGAGATCAGGCTAGGCAATAGCACGCGTATAATTTTATGATTGGTCACCATTGCCATTTTCCGTGAGCACCACACCGATGAAAATCAGCGCTGTCATCCTCGCTGGTGGGCAAGGCCGCCGGTTAGGCAGGGAGGACAAGGGCCTGGTACTCTTGCACGGGCACCCGCTCATTGCCAGGGTGCTAGACCGTATCACGCCGCAGGTCGATGAGATACTGATCAGCGCCAATCGCAATATTGAGACCTATGCAGGGCTCGGCTATCCGGTCCTCGCCGATGGGATTGGCAATTTTGCCGGGCCACTGGCCGGGCTACACAGGACCATGACGGAAGCCACACATCCTCTGGTGCTTGCCGTGCCCTGCGACACCCCCTTCTTGCCTGACCATCTCGCCGCGCGGCTGCTTACAAGCCTGCGCGATGAGGATGCCGATATTGCCATTCCTTTCGCTGGTGGGCGAACACATCAGGCGGTTTGCCTGTGCAGGCGTACCATTCTCATGGATCTCGACCAGTACCTGAGACAGGGTGGCCGCAGGGTCGATGAATGGCAGTGCCGGCACCAGCGCATAGAAGTGCTGTTCGATAACCCTGATGCATTCGCCAACATCAACACGCCGGAGGAGCTTGCGCTGGCGGAACAACGTCTCGGCAACTAGTGTGTCGTCTCACAAATGTCTGTCATGAGTCATGGGCGCGATGCGCGCATCATTGATCTGGCCCAGCTGAGTCAGCCCATGGTACGTGCAGCGAAGGCCGAAACTTGACACTGGAACAGCAGCAAAGCATACGGCGCATCATTTGAGACAAGCGGCTCGAGCAACTCAAGATAGAACGTCCCGCTGTCATACAATTGATTAAGCGTAAGTCGGTATACACCGCAGGGTGCCAATTGTCGTAATCTTCATTTCGGACGCCCCTTTCTCTTTTAGTGGTCATAAATGGATACGCCCGGAAACGTGGGAGCCGGTGCCCAGCGAGCTTTCTATAGTGGACCCCTCAGTCAAGACAATAATGCATCGAGTTTAAGAGGGTAACCTTTTACATGCAGCGGAACAGCGCTGCCCCGGTTTTCTGTTTCTTTTTTCGTTTCTATTTCTGAGTGCGTTTTTTCTGTCTCACTCGGGTGCCCGGACAAGAGTTTTTTGTCGTATTTGTCCACAATCCTTGCGCCGCCTCCGCTTGCTGTACGGTAAACCTGGTCCGGTGTGTCGTAGCCCAGCGATTGGTGCGTTCTTTCCGTGTTGTAAAACACAAAGTATTCCGTCAGTCCAAGCAGTAAATCAGGCATGGTGGCGTAGCCTTTCAGGTACACGTCTTCATGTTTGACGCTACGCCAGAGCCGTTCCACAAAAATATTATCCAGTGCCCGGCCTCGCCCATCCATGCTGATGCTAATGCCGTGCGACTTGAGCACGCCCGTAAAAGCTTCACTGGTGAACTGGCTGCCCTGATCGGTATTGAATATCTCAGGCGCACCATATGTTTGCAATGCCTGCTCCAGGCAGTCCACGCAGAACCCACTATCCATTGTGTTGGATAACCGCCATGACAGTACTTTACGCGAGTACCAGTCAATCACCGCCACCAAATACACAAACCCTCGCGGCAGACGAATGTACGTAATATCTGTGCTCCATACCTGATTGGGACGCGTCACCAGCACGCCCCTGAGCAGGTACGGGTAAACCTTGTGCTGCGGGTGCCGTCGACTGGTGTTAGGCCATGGCGCCATGCCCGCAAGACCCAATATACCCATCAGCCTCTGCACACGCTTGCGGTTGATCTTGTGCCCCAAGCCACGCAGGTATTGCTTGATCTTGCGGCTGCCGTAAAACGGATGCCGCGTGTATTCGGCGTCAATCAGTGCCAGTAACGCCAATTCCTGTTTGTCTGGTTCTGTCGTTAATTGTGGCGCATAAACAGTGGAACGCGCCACACCGGTCAGTGCACATTGCCGTATCAGCGCCAGCGGCTCGATGGTGCTGACCCATTGCTTGCGCACTGCTATTGGCTGATCCCAGACTTTTTTTTGAGCCAGTCCAGTTCCATCTTCAACCGCCCAATCTCGGAATAGAGCCGCTCAGGACTGGCAGATGGGTCGGCAGGTTTCGGGCCACGTTTGGCATCAAACACATTGGCAGCTTGCTCTTGCAGCTCCTTCTTCCATAAACCAACTTGCGTCGGATGTACTCCAAACTCCTGGCCAATTTCGTTCACCGTCCTGATGCCGCGAATTGCCTCAAGTGCCACCTTGGCCTTGAATTCACCACTAAAATTCTTACGCTTCGTTTCACTCACAACCTGCTCCTTTGTTCAGCAGGTTACTATCTTAATTCACTGTCTGAAAATTGGGGTCCACTATATTCATCGGCATAAAAAATATGGATGACCACTTTTTTGAACATAACATTTCCTTATTTGGATAGGATTGAGAACAATTTATATGCCGTCATCACCACAATCAGTACACCAAAGATCTGTTTCAGACGCTTGCCCGAAACGAACAGACTTGTCAGCTGCGCCCACCACTACCAATATAGCGCCAAGTTGCAAATCGACCTGCATGGTGGAAAGATGCGGGATAAGCGATGAGAAGGAAGGCGGTGTCACAGCCACCGAATTAATGGCGGCGGCGCGCTTCGGCTCATAACCCACCAGAATCAGTGCTGGCATCAGCAAGAAGCCGGGGCCCACGCCTAGTAGACCCGCCAGGATCGAAATCGGCGCCGCTAGCATCAACGCGAGTTTGAGATTCGGCGCGACGACGGTTGGGGCTGCCGCATCCTCGGGTTTTTCTTTCTGGAACATACGCCAGGCGAGATAGGCCACGGTGACTAGATAGATGCCCCACAGCCAGGTCGGGGCGATGTACTGGGCAAGCCATGCACCGAAAGGCGCCACCACCGTGGTCACGGCGGCGAGCAGCAGCGCCTCGCGCCACGCCACCAAACCGCTCTTGGCGAATCCGAACACGGCAAACAATGCGGTCACACCATTCAAGAACAAGCTCAAGGGCTGCACCTGATGCACCTGATGCACCAGATCGGCCATGAAAAAGCCGAGAAACGGCACCGCCGCGAAAGCCACACCCAAGCCCAACATGCCTGAGGCGACCGAGAGAACGAACAGCCCGATAGCCATGATGAGGGTTGTTTTCCATGTTCGCTCCTTCAAAAACGGAGAAACCGGTAGCTGGCGCCACCGGGTGCTACTGCGCGAAATTACTTGAGGAAGCCGCGTGCCTTCATGTTGTCACAACCGTAGCCAGAGCCCATCGCTGGGAGGCTCACGTTTTTTTCTTGGCGCGAGTCTCCATCTGCTTGTGTTGTTGTTCTTCCTCCTGGTAGGCCTTGCACTCGTTATAGGTCTTAAAGCTGCGCATCTTGGTCTGGTGCTCGGTGCGTTCCGCCGGGGTCATGAACTGCCAACCCCAGATGTTGCCCTGGTTGGCAGCCCAGTGGCCTCATGCCAGCGCCAGGGCGGATGTGGAGAGGATGGCGCCGGTCAGGGCGGCAGCGAAGACAAATTTGAGTTTCATGTTCTGCTCCTTCTCAAGTGAGATGGAGATACTGCAAACTACATCCGTAGCCATAATCGACTGAGGACGCTTTTAAACTATAATACATGGGCGCGGGGATACCGCGTGGTATAGCAGCCCCCTCGCGCACTGTCACTTTACATTGCGTAGTCATGCCAAGCCTTCATCCCTAAGTTTTTTCCGCATAGCAGGAATCCAGACGTTAAGGCGCTGCCTAATTTCATTACGCACGCGACGAAATACGGCCAATTTTTCTTCTGCTGTCCCTTGTACCTCAGCAGGATCATCATAACCCCAGTGTATGTTCTCGCCATCACGAGGGAAGGAGGGGCAACTATCCCTGGCCCGATCACAGACCGTGATCATGTAATCAAACTGAATTTCCTCGTATTCATTAAGATGTTTGCTGCGCTGGCCGGAAATGTCGATATCAATTTCCGCCATCACCTTTACCGCAAGCGGATTCAATTCCTTGGGTTCAAGTCCCGCGCTGTAGACCTCAAAATCCTTACTGCCAAAGGCTCGCAACAATCCTTCCGCCATTTGAGAACGGGCAGAGTTGGCAGTACATAAAAACATCACACGAATTGGATAGTGCATATAGATTTCCTTCAGCAATAGTCTAATTTTCAAAATATCAGCAAGCTACGACTGCCTGCGTTCAGATACACCAATTTCAGATTTTATAGTTCAAACGCCGCATCATAAGGGTTGCTCACCTTTTACCGTAGGCAAACTCAAGTTAATCCCCCAGTCACTCCAGCCGCCGTTGTACATGCGTGCATCTTGATAACCCAGGCTTTTAAGTTGCAAATAAGCCAGACTGGAACGGAATCCATCATGACAATACACATAAACGGTTTTATCTTTCGGGATGGATTTATACATTTCCGCTAATGCAGCTTCAGATTTCCACGTTTGCGTTTGCCCATCTGCACCATCCAGACTAACGATACTCATCGCGCCAGGGATATGTCCCGCGCTAATCGAATGCGCTACAACCTCCCCTGTGTACATCGCATGTGGTCTGGCATCAAGCAGCACGATACGGAGATCACGACGGGCAACAACATTATTGTAAATATCAGTCCACTCTACTTTTATATTGTCACGCGCCAATTTAAGCGATACATGACCTGCTTTACGCACAACAGCATCTCTGCTCAGATCGTTAAATGCAGACCATTCCATGGTGCCGCCGTTGAGTATTTTTACGCGCTTCATATCGAAGCCATACAAATCCAATAAATAATAAACACGAGAGGCTAACGCTGTGACTGAATCGTCATAAATCACAATGGTGGAATCATTATCTACGCCCCAGCCACGCAAAGTCGCTTGAAATGCTTCACGTGTAGGGAATTTCATCGTCGGCACGCAGGTGTTGCAGCCCAGATCAACAAACCGTTTAACCTGTACTGCGCCAGATATATGCCCAATAGTAAAATAATGATGAGGGTGATAATGCACATCCAATACCACCACTTTCGGATCTTTAATATGTGCAGTCAGCCAATCAGCATCTACCAGAAAATCGCGTGCAGCTTATGCGCCCAGCGCCCAAGTCATTAGCAAGAGGGTTAATGCTAAACGTCGTAACATGGTATGAAGCCTTCTAAGTAATCAAGTGAGTAATATATACGCCATATCGAATATGCGTCAATAAAAATATAACGGCTTTATGAAAAACATGTCACTGGCCAAAATGCAGGTAATAGACGTAGCGAAAGACTCAACTACGATTCCGTAATTCTTGATGTTGCCAGTGATTTTTGCGACTTAAGGATACTCTGAACAACCCCGTCTGCCGCGCAGCGGCAGACGGCACTGCTTTAAATTTCAAATCAGCCACGCGAAACGCTTAATACGTGCCTGTTTTTCTGCTGTTTTTGGCCCAGTTCAGGCCGCTTTTCCGACTTCCGGGCGCACTCATCCCGGTAGGGCCATCAGTTTGTGCCGCACCATCCACAGATTGGATAGCGCAAACAGCGTAACAAGCTGGGCGGTGTTCTTCTTCAAGCCCTTGTAGCGCACCTTGGCGAATCCGAACTGGCGCTTGAGCACCCGGAACGGGTGCTCTACCTTGGCGCGGATGCCTGCCTTGAGCTTCTCCAGCTTGTCGATCAAGGTGTCGCTGGGTTTGTCCTTGTTCAGCGCCCGGCGTTTGCCCGGGCGCATCGCCACGTGCCAGGTGACGCTGGCCTTGGCATCCGGGCGTTTGGCTGCCCCCTGATAACCGGCATCGCCATAGACTTCCGCTTCCTCGCCATGTAACAGCCCATTGGCTTCAATCACGTCGTGGACATGGCCAGCTGTGCCGCGCACGGTGTGGACCAGTCCAGAGTCTGCATCAACACCAATGTGGGCTTTCATGCCGAAGTACCATTGATTGCCTTTCTTGCTCGAGTGCATTTCGGGGTCGCGGGTCTTGTCTTTGTTCCTGGTCGAGGTGGGCGCCGGGATCAGGGTGGCGTCCACTACGCTGCCGACCTTGAGCAGCAGGCCTTGCCGGGTCAACAGCTGGTTGACGGTGGTGAGGATCTGTTCGGCCAGCAGGTGCTGTTCGAGCCGGTGGCGAAAGCGCAGGATGGTGCTCTCGTCAGGCAGGCGGGCGTAGTCTTCAAGCCGGGCAAATTCGCGGTACAGCGGGACGTCGAAGAAGGCTTCTTCCATGCCCGGATCGGACAGGCTGAACCATTGCTGCATGAAGTGGATGCGCAGCATGGTTTCAAGCGGGAACGGTGGGCGTCCGTTGTTGCCTTTGGGGTAGTGCGGGGCGATCAGCTTGACCAGTGCCGCCCACGGTACGACGTGGTTCATCTGTTCGAGGAATTCACGCTTGCGCGTGCGCTTGAGACTGAGGTCTAGATTCAGGGTGGTTTGTTTCATGGGCTCAATGGTGCCACATCAGGCTCAGATGTGGGACGTGAATGTGGGGGTTTTGCAGAGTTTCCCTAGAACGAATTCGTGCTCCATTACTGAATATTGGTGATCAAGACAATCTAGCCGAATGGGTTGGCTTGCTGCCCAAGGCCGTGTGGGCTAATGGGTTCCTTGCCTTGACGAACGAGCTGGCGCCGACTATTGTGCGCATGTTTTCCGGTAGCTACATGTCGGAAGTGCCACCCTACCAGCTTATAATCTGCCCAAACTGGTTGCGCCGGTTGATGTGGCGCAACCATCCGGACAGCTGACTCCTCTACCTGGATCATTCCGGGCAGATTGTGGCCAGGGTAGTTTGGTGGCGCGACGGTGGGCGTGTGGATGTTGAGGACGACGCCATCTGGGGTGAAGACGTCTACGTTAGCGTGACTTCGTCTGGGCTGGCGCAGATCAAGAAGGCTGGCGGTAGTGTGTCTGTGCTAGTTCACGCCCGCCGCAAGGTGGAGCCCGAAAGCGGTGACGGTGAAGCGCTATCCAGCAGCGCATCAGGGCGAGATTGACACATCGCGGCCCGCCGAAAATTTGACGCGGACGCCAGACATCAGTTGGGAGCTGGCTGCACGAATTAATCTTCAGATCAGCCAGGCCCGCGGTATTTCGAACGAACAGCCCCCGACCGCGTTAGCGCAATGACGAGCTCGTTCTAGAGGCGATATAGCCTGAACCCTTGACATCGCTACAGCAGCGTGTGCCGATCTAAGCTCGCTTTCCGATTGGACAGCCGTCG from Sulfuriferula sp. AH1 harbors:
- a CDS encoding sulfurtransferase; the protein is MVVLDVHYHPHHYFTIGHISGAVQVKRFVDLGCNTCVPTMKFPTREAFQATLRGWGVDNDSTIVIYDDSVTALASRVYYLLDLYGFDMKRVKILNGGTMEWSAFNDLSRDAVVRKAGHVSLKLARDNIKVEWTDIYNNVVARRDLRIVLLDARPHAMYTGEVVAHSISAGHIPGAMSIVSLDGADGQTQTWKSEAALAEMYKSIPKDKTVYVYCHDGFRSSLAYLQLKSLGYQDARMYNGGWSDWGINLSLPTVKGEQPL
- a CDS encoding IS5 family transposase; amino-acid sequence: MKQTTLNLDLSLKRTRKREFLEQMNHVVPWAALVKLIAPHYPKGNNGRPPFPLETMLRIHFMQQWFSLSDPGMEEAFFDVPLYREFARLEDYARLPDESTILRFRHRLEQHLLAEQILTTVNQLLTRQGLLLKVGSVVDATLIPAPTSTRNKDKTRDPEMHSSKKGNQWYFGMKAHIGVDADSGLVHTVRGTAGHVHDVIEANGLLHGEEAEVYGDAGYQGAAKRPDAKASVTWHVAMRPGKRRALNKDKPSDTLIDKLEKLKAGIRAKVEHPFRVLKRQFGFAKVRYKGLKKNTAQLVTLFALSNLWMVRHKLMALPG